The following proteins come from a genomic window of Actinomarinicola tropica:
- a CDS encoding MFS transporter — protein sequence MTATEQPPPTDEPVAAPRRPLRARLSDWRPSNVTQGGPVYPLVVLFGLNLVDELDREAFNVLVPDIKDAFALDIQGVLTLTSLVGFFVLFLEIPLAHLADRRSRVKIATGGAATWGIASFLTAVAGFVGNIWMLGAVRGAANLGRAVNGATHRPLIADYYPVDVRPSVFAVHSAGNSIGQFAAPLIAGSLAFYFSWETPFIVFAVPTLVFVVLALRLKEPVRGYHEKVVHGADEATARTEEAPASLAEAWRIAWQVRTLRRIWIATPFLTIPLFALSPLLQLFYEEEMGLNSAQRGLLAAATEPFQLLGLAVGIPIATRLMRRNPAHLLSFLGAAAALQVVSLFLLVFTRNLPLVVAMRAVLAAATAATAPALAATISLIVPPRIRSMGFTIGNLFVIPTLLVGPIIGGLADEWGLELAIVLLCPLILLGVLMITSAGGFITADIHKVRTSTVAMAEVRAARDRGEAKLLLVRDLDVHYDSVQVLFGVDMEVAEGEIIALLGTNGAGKSTLLKAISGLVEPSAGAVIFDGTTITHAPPNEIVGHGIVQVPGGKGIFPSLTVGENIRLAGWPYADDHDYLDAATAEVIGHFPILRERWDDAAGNLSGGEQQMLTLAMAFIARPRLLMIDELSLGLAPVIVERLLDVVAAIRDRGTTIILVEQSVNVALTVAETAYFMEKGEIRFRGPTAELLDRPDVLRSVFLEGAGALDGAAAGPAGARPAVHRTDRVVLRAEGLTRSYAGVLAVDDITFDLHAGEILGIIGPNGAGKTTLFDLISGYLPVDRGRLLLDGTDITELSPDARAWLGLGRSFQDARLFPGLTVKETVQVALERRVEVRDPIATALGLPAVRDSERKVAARADELIDLLGLGAYATKFVRELSTGSRRIVDIACILAHEPAVILFDEPSSGIAQRETEALGPLLLRIRESTGASLLVIEHDMPLIRSISDSILALELGSVVTCGRPDDVLHDPRVVASYLGTNAAAIERSADGGGARDPDGGADA from the coding sequence ATGACCGCGACCGAGCAGCCGCCCCCGACCGACGAGCCCGTCGCCGCGCCGCGCCGGCCGCTGCGCGCTCGCCTGTCCGACTGGCGCCCCTCCAACGTCACCCAGGGCGGGCCGGTGTACCCGCTCGTCGTGCTCTTCGGCCTCAACCTGGTCGACGAGCTCGACCGGGAGGCGTTCAACGTCCTCGTGCCCGACATCAAGGACGCCTTCGCCCTCGACATCCAGGGCGTGCTCACCCTCACGTCCCTCGTCGGCTTCTTCGTCCTCTTCCTCGAGATCCCCCTGGCCCACCTCGCCGACCGCCGCAGCAGGGTGAAGATCGCGACCGGGGGCGCGGCGACGTGGGGGATCGCCTCGTTCCTCACCGCCGTCGCCGGCTTCGTCGGCAACATCTGGATGCTCGGCGCGGTCCGCGGCGCGGCCAACCTCGGGCGGGCCGTCAACGGGGCGACGCACCGCCCCCTGATCGCCGACTACTACCCGGTCGACGTCCGCCCGAGCGTCTTCGCGGTGCACAGCGCCGGGAACTCGATCGGCCAGTTCGCGGCGCCGCTCATCGCCGGGTCGCTCGCGTTCTACTTCTCCTGGGAGACGCCGTTCATCGTCTTCGCCGTGCCGACCCTCGTGTTCGTCGTCCTGGCGCTCCGCCTGAAGGAGCCGGTGCGCGGCTACCACGAGAAGGTCGTGCACGGCGCGGACGAGGCCACGGCGCGCACCGAGGAGGCGCCGGCGTCGCTCGCCGAGGCGTGGCGGATCGCCTGGCAGGTCCGCACCCTGCGCCGGATCTGGATCGCCACGCCGTTCCTCACGATCCCCCTCTTCGCCCTCTCCCCGCTCCTCCAGCTGTTCTACGAGGAGGAGATGGGGCTGAACTCCGCGCAGAGGGGCCTGCTCGCCGCCGCGACCGAGCCCTTCCAGCTGCTCGGCCTCGCCGTCGGCATCCCGATCGCCACACGCCTGATGCGCCGCAACCCCGCGCACCTCCTCAGCTTCCTCGGGGCCGCGGCCGCGCTGCAGGTCGTGTCGCTCTTCCTGCTCGTCTTCACCCGGAACCTGCCCCTCGTCGTGGCGATGCGGGCGGTGCTCGCGGCGGCCACGGCGGCGACGGCGCCGGCCCTCGCCGCCACGATCTCGCTGATCGTGCCGCCCCGCATCCGCTCGATGGGCTTCACGATCGGCAACCTCTTCGTCATCCCCACCCTGCTCGTCGGCCCGATCATCGGCGGCCTCGCCGACGAGTGGGGGCTCGAGCTGGCGATCGTGCTGCTCTGCCCGCTGATCCTGCTCGGCGTGCTCATGATCACCTCGGCCGGCGGGTTCATCACCGCCGACATCCACAAGGTGCGCACCTCCACGGTGGCCATGGCCGAGGTGCGGGCGGCGCGCGACCGCGGCGAGGCCAAGTTGCTGCTCGTCCGCGACCTCGACGTCCACTACGACTCGGTCCAGGTCCTGTTCGGCGTCGACATGGAGGTGGCGGAGGGCGAGATCATCGCCCTCCTCGGCACCAACGGCGCCGGCAAGTCGACGCTGCTCAAGGCGATCTCGGGGTTGGTCGAGCCCTCGGCCGGCGCGGTGATCTTCGACGGCACCACCATCACGCACGCGCCGCCGAACGAGATCGTCGGCCACGGCATCGTGCAGGTCCCGGGCGGCAAGGGCATCTTCCCCTCGCTCACGGTCGGCGAGAACATCCGCCTCGCCGGTTGGCCCTACGCCGACGACCACGACTACCTCGACGCCGCGACCGCCGAGGTCATCGGGCACTTCCCCATCCTCCGGGAGCGATGGGACGACGCCGCCGGCAACCTGTCGGGCGGAGAGCAGCAGATGCTCACGCTGGCGATGGCCTTCATCGCCCGGCCACGCCTGCTGATGATCGACGAGCTCTCGCTCGGGCTCGCCCCGGTCATCGTCGAGCGGCTCCTCGACGTCGTCGCCGCCATCCGCGACCGGGGCACGACGATCATCCTCGTCGAGCAGTCCGTCAACGTCGCGCTCACCGTCGCCGAGACCGCCTACTTCATGGAGAAGGGCGAGATCCGCTTCCGCGGGCCGACCGCCGAGCTGCTCGACCGTCCCGACGTGCTCCGCAGCGTGTTCCTCGAGGGTGCAGGCGCGCTCGACGGCGCCGCTGCGGGACCGGCCGGGGCGCGCCCCGCCGTGCACCGCACCGACAGGGTCGTGCTGCGCGCCGAGGGGCTCACGCGCAGCTACGCCGGGGTCCTCGCGGTCGACGACATCACCTTCGACCTCCACGCCGGCGAGATCCTCGGCATCATCGGTCCGAACGGCGCAGGGAAGACCACCCTGTTCGACCTGATCTCCGGCTACCTGCCGGTCGACCGTGGGCGGCTGCTGCTCGACGGCACCGACATCACCGAGCTCTCGCCGGACGCACGGGCGTGGCTCGGCCTCGGCCGGTCCTTCCAGGACGCCCGCCTGTTCCCCGGCCTCACCGTGAAGGAGACGGTCCAGGTGGCGCTCGAACGACGGGTCGAGGTGCGCGACCCGATCGCCACCGCCCTCGGGCTGCCTGCGGTGCGCGACTCCGAACGCAAGGTGGCGGCTCGCGCCGACGAGCTGATCGACCTGCTCGGCCTGGGCGCCTACGCCACCAAGTTCGTGCGGGAGCTCTCGACCGGCTCGCGCCGCATCGTCGACATCGCCTGCATCCTCGCCCACGAACCCGCGGTGATCCTCTTCGACGAGCCCTCGTCGGGCATCGCACAGCGCGAGACCGAGGCGCTCGGGCCGCTGCTCCTCCGCATCCGCGAGAGCACCGGCGCCAGCCTCCTCGTCATCGAGCACGACATGCCGCTCATCCGCTCGATCTCGGACTCGATCCTGGCGCTGGAGCTGGGATCGGTCGTCACCTGCGGCCGACCCGACGACGTCCTCCACGATCCTCGGGTCGTCGCGTCGTACCTGGGGACGAACGCCGCGGCGATCGAGCGGTCCGCCGACGGCGGCGGTGCTCGTGACCCCGACGGTGGCGCCGACGCCTGA
- a CDS encoding putative bifunctional diguanylate cyclase/phosphodiesterase: MSPTRARPVAGAERALGWWQAVVDRSTDLLLAFDHEGRITYVSPSVTPMLGYAPEDLVGTDGLHVVIDEDRPRVAAALAAIVGPDGASQQVFRVRRQDGTIRHLEARGTSHLDDPEVGAVLISMRDVTDRLTAERSLAERDALYRTIVEATSDAVVIHAEGTIFYANPAAAQLLGVDDPLRVAGRQMEELFRPEAGSPADEWAPGNHHRVVRLDGRSLDAELTAIPTVWGGQTAVQVVIRDITERQLHDLALLHQATHDPLTGLPNRSLLADRLEHAASRAARTRRPFAVLFVDLDRFKVVNDTLGHEVGDELLRQIAVRLGDAVRPGDTVARLGGDEFVVVVEDLLVTDTVDLVVERIQEGFAAPFAIEDRDFLINASIGVLVTTDGRDPKSLLRDADAAMYTAKTQGRGRAVRFDGALRERASRHEEMRLRLRAALDEDQLWIALQPVVRLADRRVVAVEALMRWEHPDLGTMLPEGFLDVADDAGLLPELGALVLDAACGRLARWRRDAGAGSAAAGAWVGVNVAQTELLHPGFDATVRGVLERHDLPGSALCLEVTERALLDDPTRVGEVLRPLRDLGVQLSIDDFGTGYTSLAVLRRFSPDHVKIDRAFVGGMADSPSDAATVRALIQMGHALGVSVVAEGVELVEQQHLLAVLGCDLAQGFLLGRPARDLDLPPA; the protein is encoded by the coding sequence GTGAGCCCCACGCGCGCGCGTCCGGTGGCGGGCGCGGAGCGCGCGCTCGGGTGGTGGCAGGCGGTCGTCGACCGCTCCACCGACCTCCTCCTCGCCTTCGACCACGAAGGACGGATCACCTACGTCAGCCCGTCGGTGACCCCCATGCTCGGCTACGCCCCGGAGGACCTCGTCGGCACCGACGGCCTCCACGTCGTCATCGACGAGGACCGCCCCCGGGTCGCGGCGGCGCTGGCCGCCATCGTCGGGCCGGACGGCGCATCCCAGCAGGTCTTCCGGGTCCGTCGACAGGACGGCACGATCCGGCACCTCGAGGCCCGCGGCACGAGCCACCTCGACGACCCCGAGGTCGGCGCGGTGCTCATCAGCATGCGCGACGTCACCGACCGGCTCACCGCCGAGCGATCGCTCGCCGAGCGCGACGCCCTCTACCGCACGATCGTCGAGGCCACGTCGGACGCGGTCGTCATCCACGCCGAGGGCACGATCTTCTACGCCAACCCCGCGGCGGCGCAGCTCCTCGGCGTCGACGACCCGCTGCGCGTCGCCGGGCGGCAGATGGAGGAGCTCTTCCGCCCGGAGGCCGGCTCCCCGGCCGACGAGTGGGCGCCCGGCAACCACCACCGGGTCGTGCGGCTCGACGGCCGCAGCCTCGACGCCGAGCTGACCGCGATCCCGACCGTCTGGGGTGGCCAGACCGCGGTCCAGGTGGTCATCCGCGACATCACCGAGCGGCAGCTGCACGACCTCGCGCTCCTGCACCAGGCGACCCACGACCCCCTCACCGGCCTCCCGAACCGCTCGTTGCTCGCCGACCGCCTCGAGCACGCCGCCTCCCGAGCGGCGCGCACGCGGCGCCCGTTCGCGGTCCTCTTCGTCGACCTCGACCGCTTCAAGGTCGTCAACGACACCCTCGGGCACGAGGTCGGCGACGAGCTGCTCCGCCAGATCGCCGTGCGCCTGGGCGACGCCGTGCGTCCCGGCGACACCGTCGCCCGCCTGGGCGGGGACGAGTTCGTCGTGGTCGTCGAGGACCTGCTCGTCACCGACACGGTCGACCTCGTCGTCGAGCGCATCCAGGAGGGGTTCGCCGCGCCGTTCGCGATCGAGGACCGCGACTTCCTCATCAACGCCAGCATCGGGGTGCTCGTCACCACCGACGGGCGGGACCCCAAGTCGCTCCTGCGCGACGCCGACGCCGCGATGTACACGGCCAAGACCCAGGGCCGGGGGCGCGCCGTGCGCTTCGACGGCGCGCTCCGCGAGCGGGCGTCGCGCCACGAGGAGATGCGCCTGCGGCTCCGGGCCGCGCTCGACGAGGACCAGCTGTGGATCGCCCTCCAGCCCGTCGTGCGCCTGGCCGACCGCCGGGTCGTGGCGGTCGAGGCGCTCATGCGCTGGGAGCACCCCGACCTCGGCACGATGCTGCCGGAGGGCTTCCTCGACGTCGCGGACGACGCCGGCCTGCTGCCCGAGCTCGGCGCGCTGGTGCTCGATGCCGCGTGCGGCCGGTTGGCCCGGTGGCGCCGCGACGCCGGTGCCGGCTCGGCGGCGGCGGGAGCGTGGGTCGGCGTGAACGTCGCCCAGACCGAGCTGCTCCACCCAGGCTTCGACGCCACGGTCCGCGGCGTGCTCGAGCGCCACGACCTGCCCGGATCGGCCCTGTGCCTCGAGGTCACCGAGCGGGCGCTGCTGGATGACCCCACCCGGGTGGGTGAGGTCCTCCGCCCGCTGCGCGACCTCGGCGTCCAACTGTCCATCGACGACTTCGGCACCGGCTACACGTCGCTCGCCGTCCTCCGGCGCTTCTCCCCCGACCACGTCAAGATCGATCGCGCGTTCGTCGGCGGCATGGCCGACTCGCCCTCCGACGCCGCCACGGTCCGCGCCCTCATCCAGATGGGGCACGCGCTCGGCGTGTCGGTGGTCGCCGAGGGCGTCGAGCTCGTCGAGCAGCAGCACCTGCTCGCCGTGCTCGGCTGCGACCTGGCCCAGGGATTCCTTCTCGGCCGGCCGGCCCGGGACCTCGACCTGCCGCCTGCCTAG
- the ung gene encoding uracil-DNA glycosylase, producing the protein MAATDWNPLLRDQLAEPYWTELQSFVAAERARHRVFPAHDEVFAALHLTPYASVRAVILGQDPYHGPGQAHGLSFSVRPGVAVPPSLRNIYAERESDLGLPPPEHGCLDAWARGGVLLLNTTLTVRAGQAASHQGKGWERFTDEVIRVVSAKPERVVFILWGAAARRKKALVDTSRHVVVESAHPSPLSASNGFFGSRPFSRTNAALEDAGRPPIDWRVDGEV; encoded by the coding sequence GTGGCCGCCACGGACTGGAACCCGCTGCTGCGGGACCAGCTCGCCGAGCCGTACTGGACCGAGCTGCAGAGCTTCGTGGCCGCCGAGCGGGCACGCCACCGGGTCTTCCCCGCCCACGACGAGGTCTTCGCCGCGCTGCACCTGACGCCCTACGCGTCGGTGCGGGCGGTGATCCTCGGCCAGGACCCGTACCACGGACCGGGGCAGGCCCACGGCCTCAGCTTCTCGGTCCGCCCCGGCGTGGCCGTTCCACCTTCGTTGCGCAACATCTACGCGGAGCGCGAGTCCGACCTGGGCCTGCCACCACCGGAGCACGGGTGCCTCGACGCCTGGGCGCGCGGCGGCGTCCTGCTGCTCAACACGACCCTGACCGTGCGCGCGGGTCAGGCCGCCTCGCACCAGGGCAAGGGCTGGGAGCGGTTCACCGACGAGGTCATCCGCGTGGTGTCCGCCAAGCCCGAGCGGGTCGTGTTCATCCTCTGGGGGGCGGCGGCCCGGCGCAAGAAGGCGCTGGTCGACACGTCGCGCCACGTCGTGGTCGAGAGCGCCCACCCCTCCCCGCTCTCGGCCTCCAACGGGTTCTTCGGCAGCCGCCCCTTCTCGCGCACGAACGCCGCTCTGGAGGACGCCGGGCGCCCACCGATCGACTGGCGCGTCGACGGCGAGGTCTGA
- a CDS encoding metal-sensitive transcriptional regulator: MAGYSMEKEQIAKRLARIEGQVRGIAKMVDEDRYCIDVLDQVTAVTRALQQVALGLVHEHLGHCVAEAMVEGGPDADAKLDEATAAIARLVKS; encoded by the coding sequence ATGGCCGGCTACTCGATGGAGAAGGAACAGATCGCCAAGCGCCTGGCGCGCATCGAGGGCCAGGTCCGTGGCATCGCCAAGATGGTCGACGAGGACCGGTACTGCATCGACGTCCTCGACCAGGTCACGGCGGTCACCCGTGCCCTCCAGCAGGTGGCGCTCGGACTGGTGCACGAGCACCTCGGGCACTGCGTCGCCGAGGCGATGGTCGAGGGCGGGCCCGACGCCGACGCCAAGCTGGACGAAGCCACGGCGGCCATCGCCCGACTCGTGAAGAGCTGA
- a CDS encoding ABC transporter permease — translation MRLLQDSWTEAWRHLIAIPRSPDLVLFTFLQPIMFVLLFVYVFGGSLVVPGYERYEQYLIPGVFAQTALWGSAFTGVGVAEDMTKGLIDRLRSLPIHPASVLVGRTISDFVRNIVTFVVMIAVAVAVGFRFGGSVGESLLATLLLFTFAYAFSWVQAYMGLWVRSVEAANSAGFIWMFPLTFVSSAYVDPENMPDWLTPVADANPFTVLTNAGRALYNDRDPGSDLWLALAWAAGITVVFATLSIRRFSASTR, via the coding sequence GTGAGGCTCCTCCAGGACAGCTGGACCGAGGCCTGGCGCCACCTGATCGCCATCCCGCGGAGCCCCGACCTGGTGCTCTTCACGTTCCTGCAGCCCATCATGTTCGTGCTGCTGTTCGTCTACGTGTTCGGGGGCTCGCTCGTCGTGCCCGGCTACGAGCGCTACGAGCAGTACCTGATCCCGGGCGTCTTCGCCCAGACCGCGCTCTGGGGGTCGGCGTTCACGGGCGTCGGCGTCGCCGAGGACATGACGAAGGGCCTCATCGACCGCCTCCGGTCCCTGCCCATCCACCCGGCCTCGGTGCTCGTCGGCCGGACGATCTCGGACTTCGTGCGCAACATCGTGACGTTCGTGGTGATGATCGCCGTGGCCGTCGCCGTCGGGTTCCGGTTCGGGGGGTCGGTCGGCGAGTCGCTGCTCGCCACGCTGCTGCTCTTCACGTTCGCCTACGCGTTCAGCTGGGTGCAGGCGTACATGGGCCTCTGGGTCCGCTCGGTCGAGGCCGCCAACTCCGCCGGCTTCATCTGGATGTTCCCGCTCACGTTCGTGTCGTCCGCCTACGTCGATCCCGAGAACATGCCGGACTGGCTCACGCCGGTGGCCGACGCCAACCCGTTCACCGTGCTCACCAACGCCGGCCGGGCGCTCTACAACGACCGCGATCCCGGATCGGACCTCTGGCTGGCCCTGGCGTGGGCCGCGGGCATCACCGTGGTCTTCGCCACGCTCTCGATCCGGCGGTTCTCCGCCTCGACCCGCTGA
- a CDS encoding ATP-binding cassette domain-containing protein gives MVEAEGLRKSFGRTTALRGVSLEVPEGSVLGLLGPNGAGKTTTVRILTTLLRADAGHARIDGVDVAADPIGARARIGLTGQFSAVDDRLTARENLIHVGRLHHLGRDEASRRTGILLERFDLVDAARRPVGGFSGGMRRRLDIAMSLIGDPAVLFLDEPTTGLDPRSRLAVWELVGELRAAGTTIVLTTQYLDEAERLADDVVVIDHGAVIAHGTTEELTRRVGGDRVVVVPERGAARRAAEALVPLATGRIEPVDGGAALSVPVAALDGALPATVRALDRAGVPIVDVRARRATLDDVFFALTGHPAAPDDADDEEGRS, from the coding sequence ATGGTGGAGGCCGAGGGCCTGCGGAAGAGCTTCGGTCGGACGACGGCGCTGCGTGGCGTGTCCTTGGAGGTGCCCGAGGGATCGGTGCTCGGCCTGCTCGGACCGAACGGGGCCGGGAAGACGACGACGGTGCGGATCCTCACCACGTTGCTGCGGGCCGATGCCGGCCACGCGCGCATCGACGGCGTCGACGTCGCCGCCGATCCCATCGGCGCGCGGGCCCGGATCGGTCTGACCGGCCAGTTCAGCGCGGTCGACGACCGGTTGACGGCGCGGGAGAACCTGATCCACGTCGGCCGCCTGCACCACCTCGGGCGGGACGAGGCGAGCCGGCGCACCGGCATCCTCCTCGAGCGCTTCGACCTCGTCGACGCGGCCCGTCGGCCGGTCGGCGGGTTCAGCGGCGGCATGCGTCGGCGCCTCGACATCGCGATGAGCCTGATCGGCGACCCCGCGGTGCTGTTCCTCGACGAACCGACCACCGGGCTCGACCCCCGCTCTCGCCTCGCGGTGTGGGAGCTCGTGGGCGAGCTCAGGGCGGCCGGCACGACGATCGTGCTCACCACGCAGTACCTCGACGAAGCGGAGCGCCTCGCCGACGACGTCGTCGTCATCGACCACGGCGCGGTGATCGCCCACGGGACGACCGAGGAGCTGACCCGCCGCGTGGGCGGCGACCGCGTCGTGGTCGTACCGGAGCGGGGCGCGGCCCGTCGCGCGGCGGAGGCCCTGGTGCCCCTGGCCACCGGCCGCATCGAGCCCGTCGACGGAGGCGCCGCCCTCTCGGTGCCCGTCGCCGCGCTCGACGGGGCGCTGCCGGCGACCGTCCGCGCCCTCGATCGCGCCGGGGTCCCCATCGTCGACGTGCGCGCCCGGCGCGCCACGCTCGACGACGTGTTCTTCGCCCTCACCGGCCACCCGGCGGCGCCCGACGACGCCGACGACGAGGAAGGCCGATCGTGA
- a CDS encoding ExeM/NucH family extracellular endonuclease, with the protein MGTSAQRQVADAYGRRRAHGLRGRVALVAALLGMLGLAAAPPTSADATGALVISGVIDGPLTGGLPKAVELTVVEDIDDLSAYGLESASNGQPSVGPEMTLPAGPASAGDRIHVATESPGFEAFFGFPPDATHGNAVNINGDDAIVLWHDGARVDVFGEIGVDGTGTPWEHTDGWAYRRDGTGQDGAAFQLGSWSFSGVDALDGAATNDTADVPFPIGTYSPVGDPGGPGEPDVVDVHDVQGAGAASPLLGTTVTVDAVVVGDFQAGRPDESGDLGGFFVQEPDVDADDDPTTSEGLFVFHDATDVAVGDLVTVTGTVSEFATVTQLTGASVTVDASGVDLPSAAAVVLPTSLEDPAVDWERHEGMRTQLDQALAVTEQFTHGRYGEVVLSAIGAQDHPNQVADPASPDADAVATLNQLARIQLDDGRTTENPDPTPYLQTDGTLRDGDLVSDLVGVVHFSFGDYEIHPVVEPTFQRANDRPPVPDVGGSLRFASFNVLNYFTTLGSRGADTAEELEDQAGKIVAALVELDADVVGLIEIENNAPVAVDDLVARLNAAGTRTYAAVPTGPIGTDEIAVAFIYDTATVELVGEPHVLDAAVSPAYLDDLNRPALAQTFRDVATGGEVTAAINHLKSKGSACTTTANPGDPAYGVEPYTADPEVPSDRQGNCNLTRTAAAQVLGQWLAEIDPTGRTLILGDLNSYANEDPIRALEALGYRDLVEATVGGNSWDVGGHTYVFDGEHGSLDYAMAGPGLLEDVTGAAPWHVNADEPPALDYNDWNPDGNIRPDPFRSSDHDPVLVGLALPAPAPTFSCNGLALDEAGWRAWASDNGYRLLLGSAGPDLLVAFPPGRPVLALGGDGDDLVVGSARDDVVCAGPGHDLVVAGAGDDHVEGGPGNDLLLGGPGRDVLRGGPGDDVLLGGPGRDDLDGGSGRNLLM; encoded by the coding sequence GTGGGGACCAGCGCGCAGCGGCAGGTGGCGGACGCGTACGGACGGCGCAGGGCGCACGGGCTGAGGGGCCGCGTCGCGCTCGTCGCCGCGCTCCTCGGCATGCTCGGGCTCGCCGCCGCACCACCGACGAGCGCCGACGCCACCGGCGCGCTCGTCATCAGCGGGGTCATCGACGGCCCGCTCACGGGAGGCCTCCCCAAGGCGGTGGAGCTCACCGTCGTCGAGGACATCGACGACCTGAGCGCCTACGGGCTGGAGTCCGCGAGCAACGGCCAACCCTCGGTCGGACCGGAGATGACGCTGCCCGCCGGGCCGGCCAGTGCCGGCGACCGCATCCACGTCGCCACCGAGTCGCCCGGGTTCGAGGCGTTCTTCGGGTTCCCGCCCGACGCCACCCACGGCAACGCCGTCAACATCAACGGCGACGACGCCATCGTCCTCTGGCACGACGGCGCTCGCGTCGACGTGTTCGGCGAGATCGGGGTGGACGGCACGGGCACGCCGTGGGAGCACACCGACGGGTGGGCCTACCGCCGCGACGGCACGGGCCAGGACGGCGCCGCCTTCCAGCTCGGCAGCTGGTCGTTCTCCGGCGTCGACGCCCTCGACGGGGCGGCGACCAACGACACGGCCGACGTGCCCTTCCCGATCGGCACGTACTCCCCCGTCGGCGACCCGGGTGGGCCGGGCGAGCCCGACGTGGTCGACGTCCACGACGTGCAGGGGGCGGGGGCCGCCTCGCCCCTGCTCGGCACCACCGTCACGGTCGACGCGGTCGTCGTCGGCGACTTCCAGGCGGGCCGCCCGGACGAGTCGGGCGACCTCGGCGGGTTCTTCGTGCAGGAGCCCGACGTCGACGCTGACGACGACCCCACCACCTCGGAGGGGCTGTTCGTGTTCCACGACGCCACCGACGTGGCCGTCGGCGACCTGGTGACCGTCACCGGCACGGTGAGCGAGTTCGCCACCGTGACCCAGCTCACGGGGGCGTCCGTGACCGTCGACGCCAGCGGTGTCGACCTCCCGAGCGCCGCCGCCGTCGTCCTGCCCACCTCCCTCGAGGACCCTGCCGTCGACTGGGAGCGCCACGAAGGGATGCGCACCCAGCTCGACCAGGCACTGGCCGTCACCGAGCAGTTCACCCACGGTCGCTACGGCGAGGTCGTGCTGAGCGCCATCGGCGCCCAGGACCACCCGAACCAGGTCGCGGACCCCGCGAGCCCCGACGCCGACGCCGTGGCCACGCTCAACCAGCTCGCCCGCATCCAGCTCGACGACGGGCGCACCACCGAGAACCCCGACCCGACCCCGTACCTCCAGACGGACGGCACGCTGCGCGACGGCGATCTGGTCAGCGACCTCGTCGGCGTCGTCCACTTCTCGTTCGGCGACTACGAGATCCACCCCGTCGTCGAGCCGACGTTCCAGCGGGCGAACGACCGGCCGCCGGTGCCCGACGTCGGCGGCTCCCTGCGGTTCGCCAGCTTCAACGTGCTCAACTACTTCACGACGCTGGGTTCCCGGGGTGCGGACACCGCCGAGGAGCTCGAGGACCAGGCGGGGAAGATCGTCGCCGCCCTCGTCGAGCTCGACGCCGACGTCGTCGGCCTCATCGAGATCGAGAACAACGCCCCCGTCGCGGTGGACGACCTCGTCGCGCGCCTCAACGCCGCCGGGACCCGCACCTACGCGGCCGTCCCCACCGGCCCGATCGGCACCGACGAGATCGCGGTGGCGTTCATCTACGACACGGCGACCGTCGAGCTCGTCGGCGAGCCGCACGTCCTCGACGCCGCCGTCAGCCCGGCCTACCTGGACGACCTGAACCGGCCCGCGCTGGCCCAGACGTTCCGGGACGTCGCGACAGGGGGCGAGGTCACGGCGGCCATCAACCACCTCAAGTCCAAGGGGTCGGCGTGCACCACCACCGCCAACCCCGGCGACCCGGCCTACGGGGTCGAGCCCTACACCGCCGACCCCGAGGTCCCCTCCGACCGGCAGGGCAACTGCAACCTGACCCGCACGGCGGCGGCGCAGGTGCTCGGGCAGTGGCTCGCGGAGATCGACCCGACCGGCCGCACGCTGATCCTCGGCGACCTGAACTCCTACGCCAACGAGGATCCGATCCGCGCCCTGGAGGCACTGGGCTACCGGGACCTCGTCGAGGCGACCGTCGGCGGCAACAGCTGGGACGTCGGCGGCCACACGTACGTCTTCGACGGCGAGCACGGCTCCCTCGACTACGCCATGGCCGGCCCGGGGCTCCTCGAGGACGTCACCGGCGCCGCACCGTGGCACGTCAACGCCGACGAGCCGCCGGCGCTCGACTACAACGACTGGAACCCGGACGGCAACATCCGGCCGGATCCGTTCCGCTCGAGCGACCACGACCCGGTCCTCGTCGGCCTCGCCCTCCCCGCCCCGGCGCCGACGTTCAGCTGCAACGGCCTCGCGCTCGACGAGGCGGGGTGGCGGGCCTGGGCGTCCGACAACGGGTACCGGCTCCTCCTCGGCAGCGCGGGCCCCGACCTGCTCGTGGCCTTCCCACCGGGGCGGCCCGTCCTCGCGCTCGGCGGGGACGGCGACGACCTCGTCGTCGGCTCGGCACGCGACGACGTCGTCTGCGCCGGGCCCGGCCACGACCTGGTGGTCGCCGGCGCAGGCGACGACCACGTGGAGGGCGGCCCGGGGAACGACCTGCTCCTCGGCGGGCCGGGCCGCGACGTGCTCCGTGGGGGTCCGGGCGACGACGTCCTGCTCGGCGGGCCCGGGCGGGACGACCTGGACGGCGGATCCGGCCGTAACCTCCTCATGTGA